The Tachyglossus aculeatus isolate mTacAcu1 unplaced genomic scaffold, mTacAcu1.pri scaffold_349_arrow_ctg1, whole genome shotgun sequence genomic interval gcccacacttcgcCGTTCTAGAGCTaagcttttcactgtgccttgatctcacatATCTCGCTTccaacccctagcccaagtcttgcctctggcctggaaaattcTCGCTTatcaaatccaacagtctctcccatttcaaagtcttattgaggcaCAGTtactcccagaggccttcccagcctaagcctcaTCTTCCTCTTGCTTGTGCATCagtctgactttcattcattcattcattctgttgtatttattgagcacttactgtgtgcagagcactgtactaagcggttgggaagtacaatttggcaacatatagagacggtccctacccaacagtgggctcacagtctagaaggggaagacagacaacaaaacaaaacatattaacaaaataaaataaatagaaaaaatatgaacAACATGCgacaggctagctctcttcctcccttcaaagccctactgagagctcatctcctccaagaggccttcccagattgagccccctttttcctctcctcctccccatctcccctgccctatctccttcccctccccacagtacctgcatatatgtttgtacagatttattacactatttcacttggacatatttactattctatttattttgttaatgatgtgcatttagctttaattctatttgttctgacgacttgacacctgtccacatgttttgttttgttgtctgcctcccccttctagactgtgagcccattgctgtgtagggaacttctctatatgttgccaacttgtacttcacaagcgcttagtccagtgctctgtacacaataagtgatcaataagttcattcaattcattcaatcatattttattgagcgctttctgtgtgcagagcactggactaagcgcttaggaagtacaagttggcaacataatgaatgaatttgagtttCTCCCTTCTCAACATGCTTTACCTCTCCTCGTTGCTCCTAGGTTCCAAACTAAAGCCTGGAGTGGCCTTCTCTTCCCTGTATTCCTTTGCCGCCCAGGCAGATTTGTTCCTTTGACCCGGAACAGCTAACTGAAGCACTATCCCAGCTACACTAAAAGGTCAGAGCACTACTGGATTTCCTATATACAAATTGAAAGGATCCTTAACAAATGAATTGGGCCAATACAAAATAATTCCCATAGAAGATACCTGGCCTTTCCTCACCACCTtgagtagtatttcttgagtgcttactatgtgcacagcactgcacaaagcccttgggagagtatactacaagagagttggcagacacattcctctgCTCAGAATGAGCTATTATCTCACACATTTCCCTCCCCAGGATGCTATTTTTCCAATATCCATCGTGCTGTCTGGTCCTTGCTCCTCAGCCTTTCAAGGAATCCCAGGTCTCAGGTACACTCTTTCCTGATTCTTCTGTCAGGATTTTCTGAGACCAACGCTAAAGGCTTTCCAGTCGACATGATCATTTTCCTTCCCCTGGGATAGTTGCCTGACTTTTCAGGGATCTTAACCTCTTAACCACTTTTCCTATTCCCGGCCTCCACGGGATTTGCTATCTCTTTGCTATCACAAGATAAGTCTATCTCTTATTCAAAAAGCTTGAGGGACATCCCAATtaatttgccccttcctctttttttctgttttcctctGAGATGGATGTGACCATCTTAGTGAGTTACTTCCTACCTTTTACTGAATTCAACtacctgtccctcagggaggagGTCATCAGGAGTGACCTACTACCAGCTCTAGCAACTTCTGATGGTCTTCCTCTATGACCACTTTGTGTGAGGTTACCTTGAGTGACTGCCTCATCCTGGTACATCAGTGCAGTCTATCAGAAGGTTCAGGTCCAGTGGGTCCATGGAATATCACTCTTTGCTGGGGGTAAGACAAATGTCACACCTGTTAAGGGGAAGTTTTGCCCTACTCATTTGCTGAGATCATTTGAATTGACCAATAAATACAGAGATTTAGATTTTCTTAGTGCCTTTGACACCAGTGGTTTACATATAAATCTATTTTTTCaaaactcaataaacatgactattCCCTACCAGTTTTACTGAAATACTCAATTCTTTCTGGATCCTTTGCCAATTTTCTTTGCAGCTCCAGGAATGAAATTGTCAGTCTCTGGACCATCCTTTCTTCCTCCAGTGTTGCTGCAGATATTTGTATCAAGAAGCAATGAGCATTGACGAGGCTCAGGAAGTCTGTTTCCTCTTCCAGAACGGAGTAGGTATCATCGGGAACTCCCTTCTCAACATGCTTTATCTCTCGTCGTTCATCCTGGGTTCCAAACTAAAGCCTACAGACCTGGTCATCATTCACCTAGCTCTGGTCCACACCGTGATTCTTCTTACAAGATGGATCACCAGAACAGCAGGAATTTGGGGGCTGAAGCTTGTACAGACCAATGCTGAGTGTAAGCTGTTTGCATATGTCTACCGCATCACGCGGGGCCTCTCCATCTGTAACACTTCCCTACTGAGCATggtccaggccatcaccatcagtctTACCACCGCCTATTTGTTCCAGCTCAAACATAAGTTCCCACCCTTCATCCTCCCAGCCTTAGCCATCTTGTGGATTCCAAACATGCTGATAAGCACCAACCTTTTGTACCAAGTGGTCACTTCACATAATGCAACCAGCATTGAGGGCAATTGTTACATTGTGCCCTTaaacaaactccttgagggtccgATTCTCACCTTCATGGCTCTCCGTGACATACTCTCTCTGGGGCTAATGAGCTGCTCTAGTGGCTACATGATCCTCCGCCTGCATCAACACAGGCGCCAGGTCAAGCATCTCCATAGTACCAGGAAAACCCCTGAAACATCACCAGAGAGACGAGCCACCGAGACCATTGTGCTGCTCGTGAGCTGCTTTGTAGTCTTCTACTGTGGAGACTTTGTCCTTTCCCTGTTTCTAGCTACATCCATGAAGAATAATATCACCTTTCTTAATACTAACATGTTTGTGGTCAGTGGATATGCAACTGTCAGCCCCTTTGTCTTGCTCACCTGTGACACAAGAGTCATCAAGTTCCTGGGTGATTTTCTGAGGAATAAGACCTGAAGGTCTCCTCAGAACATACTTCTGTCTGCAAACCCTCTTTGATATGGGAACTCAGTGATGATCCTGGTGTCTCAAACAAAGAAGACCATGGAAGAGCAATGTCACCATTAAACCAAAGATATCCTTCGCTGTACTCCCTAGAGTTAACCAGGGtttcattattcattcgttcattcattcaattgtatttattgagtgcttactgtatgcagagcactgtactaagtgcttgggaagtacaagttggcaacatatagagatggtccctacccaacagtgggctcacagtctagaagggggagacagagaacaaaacaaagcatattaacaaaataaaataagtagaataaatatgtacaagtaaaataaataaataaatagagtaataaatacgtacaaacatatatacatatgtacaggtgctgtggggaagggagggaggtaaggcagggggggatagagagagggagggagggggagaggaaggaggggccctcagtctgggaaggtctcctggaggaggtgagctctcagtagggccttgaagggaggaagagagctagcttggcgtatgtggggagggagggcattccaggctagggggaggacgtggcccggttgtcgacagcaggacaggcgagaatgaggcacggtgaggagattagcagcagaggagccgagggtatgggctgggctgtagaaggagagaaaggaggtgaggtaggagggggcgaggtgatggagagccttgaagccgagggtgaggagtttctgcctgatgcgtaggttgattggtagccactggagatttttgagtacttCAGTATTGTTAATTTCTACTctagaagctttcccagactccTGGCTACGGTCCCCTCCATCTCCTATTTTGCTTTGCTAGATTTTTATGGCTAAAGATCGATGGCTGGATCTGTGCACATGATGTTCTGTCTCCTCAGTTGATCTTTATCTggatagcagcctggcctaatggtgctgggattcagaggacctggactcttatcccgactctgtcacttcccAGATGCGTGACCCTAGATAAGTCACTTAgcatttctgtgcctctgtttcttccacTGTAAATAGTAGATTCAATatcatttctccctcctacttagattgtgagttccctgtgAGGCAGAGACTCTGCCCAACTTGGttaagttgtacctaccccagcacttagaactgtgtttgacccagaggaagcacttaaaaaaagaccatatcatcattatcaccagaattatgttattatcattgttattattatcatcattattctaacagcccactgttgggtagggactgtctctatatgttgccaatttgtacttcccaagtgcttagtacagtgctctgcacacagtaagtgctcaataaatacgattgattaacagaaACCAC includes:
- the LOC119923881 gene encoding vomeronasal type-1 receptor 45-like, with product MSIDEAQEVCFLFQNGVGIIGNSLLNMLYLSSFILGSKLKPTDLVIIHLALVHTVILLTRWITRTAGIWGLKLVQTNAECKLFAYVYRITRGLSICNTSLLSMVQAITISLTTAYLFQLKHKFPPFILPALAILWIPNMLISTNLLYQVVTSHNATSIEGNCYIVPLNKLLEGPILTFMALRDILSLGLMSCSSGYMILRLHQHRRQVKHLHSTRKTPETSPERRATETIVLLVSCFVVFYCGDFVLSLFLATSMKNNITFLNTNMFVVSGYATVSPFVLLTCDTRVIKFLGDFLRNKT